A genome region from Mycobacterium florentinum includes the following:
- a CDS encoding FtsB family cell division protein, translated as MPDAKRPDPKRRSPASRPGKAGDSVRRGRSAKPSSKPSSRTSKLAQNAAAARTTAEHIVEPIKRQIAESVEQRSEQRMGFTARRAAVLAAVVCVLTLTIAGPVRTYFAQRTEMSQLTASEAALRRQIADLEQKKVKLADPAYIAAQARERLGFVMPGDTPFQVQLPAGAAASPQPGAETAKPASNAPWYSSLWHTIADAPHLPPANATAPAEPGQPAPPESPKPTTPGG; from the coding sequence ATGCCCGACGCGAAACGGCCAGATCCGAAGCGGCGCTCCCCGGCTTCGCGCCCGGGGAAGGCCGGCGATTCGGTTCGGCGGGGTCGGTCCGCCAAACCGTCGTCCAAGCCGTCGTCGCGCACCTCGAAACTCGCGCAGAACGCCGCGGCGGCCCGGACGACGGCCGAGCACATCGTCGAACCCATCAAGCGGCAGATCGCCGAGTCCGTCGAGCAGCGGTCCGAGCAGCGGATGGGCTTCACCGCCCGGCGCGCGGCGGTGCTGGCCGCGGTGGTCTGCGTGTTGACGCTGACGATCGCGGGCCCGGTGCGCACGTATTTCGCGCAGCGCACCGAGATGTCTCAACTGACGGCCAGTGAGGCGGCGCTGCGCCGGCAGATCGCCGACCTCGAGCAGAAGAAGGTCAAGCTCGCCGACCCGGCCTATATCGCGGCGCAGGCCCGCGAACGGCTGGGGTTCGTGATGCCCGGGGACACGCCGTTCCAAGTCCAGCTTCCGGCGGGCGCGGCGGCGTCCCCGCAGCCGGGCGCCGAGACGGCGAAACCCGCGAGCAACGCGCCGTGGTACTCCTCGCTGTGGCACACCATCGCAGACGCCCCGCACCTGCCGCCGGCCAACGCCACGGCGCCGGCCGAACCCGGGCAGCCCGCGCCGCCGGAATCACCGAAGCCCACGACTCCCGGTGGTTGA
- a CDS encoding Ppx/GppA phosphatase family protein, producing MALRAAGVDCGTNSIRLLIADVSGGQLHDVHRETRIVRLGQGVDATGQFAPEAIERARVALVDYAELMRVHRVERVRMVATSAARDVSNRDDFFAMTAEVLGGVSAGAVAEVITGAEEAELSFRGAVGELASTRRPFVVVDLGGGSTEIVLGADQVTASYSADIGCVRLTERCLHSDPPTRAEVDAAREFVRERLEPALRVVPVEEARTWIGLAGTMTTLSALAHNMSTYDAAAIHLSRVPGDDLLSVCERLIGMTRAQRAALPPMHEGRADVIGGGAIVVEELARELRARAGIDELTVSEHDILDGIVLSIAH from the coding sequence GTGGCGCTGAGAGCGGCCGGAGTCGACTGTGGCACCAACTCGATTCGATTGCTGATCGCCGACGTCTCCGGCGGGCAGCTGCACGACGTGCATCGCGAGACGCGGATCGTGCGGTTGGGCCAGGGCGTGGACGCCACGGGTCAGTTCGCGCCGGAGGCGATCGAGCGGGCCAGGGTCGCGTTGGTCGACTACGCGGAGTTGATGAGAGTCCATCGCGTCGAGCGGGTCCGGATGGTGGCCACCTCGGCCGCGCGCGATGTCAGCAACCGCGACGACTTCTTCGCGATGACGGCCGAGGTGCTGGGCGGCGTGTCAGCCGGTGCGGTGGCCGAGGTGATCACCGGGGCCGAGGAAGCCGAGCTGTCGTTTCGCGGCGCGGTGGGCGAATTAGCAAGCACCCGTCGACCTTTCGTCGTCGTAGACCTGGGCGGCGGCTCAACCGAGATCGTGCTGGGCGCCGACCAGGTGACGGCGAGTTACTCGGCCGACATCGGCTGCGTCCGCTTGACCGAGCGCTGCTTGCACTCCGACCCGCCGACCCGTGCGGAAGTGGATGCGGCGCGCGAGTTCGTGCGTGAACGGCTCGAGCCCGCGCTGCGGGTCGTACCCGTCGAGGAAGCTCGCACCTGGATCGGGCTGGCCGGCACGATGACCACACTGTCGGCGTTGGCTCACAATATGAGCACGTATGATGCTGCGGCCATTCACCTTTCGAGAGTCCCCGGCGACGACCTGCTGTCGGTCTGCGAGCGGTTGATCGGCATGACGCGCGCCCAGCGCGCGGCGCTGCCCCCGATGCACGAGGGCCGGGCCGACGTGATCGGCGGCGGCGCGATCGTGGTGGAAGAACTGGCGCGTGAGCTGCGTGCCCGGGCGGGCATCGACGAACTGACCGTCAGCGAGCACGACATTCTCGACGGCATCGTGCTGTCGATCGCGCACTAG
- a CDS encoding lytic transglycosylase domain-containing protein codes for MSPRRWLRAAAVIGATAMLLASSCTWQLSLFIPAGVPPPFGDPVPAVNTHASGRPADQLRPWALPRAAALEIPVIALEAYAYAARVAEVENPKCHIAWTTLAGIGQVESHHGTYRGATLSPNGDVSPPIRGVQLDGSGGNLRIVDAAQDTTDSQPAIARAMGPMQFIPETWRLYGVDAHNDGRLSPDNIDDAALAAAGYLCWRGKDLATARGWVTALRAYNNSGVYARAVRDWATAYAAGHPL; via the coding sequence GTGTCGCCGAGGCGTTGGTTGCGGGCGGCCGCCGTGATCGGCGCGACCGCGATGCTCCTGGCCTCCAGCTGTACCTGGCAACTGAGCCTCTTCATCCCCGCCGGCGTGCCCCCGCCGTTCGGCGATCCGGTGCCGGCGGTGAACACCCACGCCAGCGGCCGTCCCGCGGACCAGTTGCGGCCGTGGGCGCTGCCCCGCGCCGCGGCCCTGGAGATCCCGGTCATCGCATTGGAGGCCTACGCGTACGCCGCCCGGGTCGCCGAGGTGGAAAACCCGAAGTGCCATATCGCGTGGACCACGCTGGCGGGCATCGGGCAGGTCGAGAGCCACCACGGCACCTATCGCGGCGCGACACTGTCGCCGAATGGGGATGTGAGTCCACCCATCCGGGGTGTGCAGCTGGACGGCAGCGGCGGCAACCTGCGCATTGTCGACGCCGCGCAAGACACCACCGACAGCCAGCCCGCGATCGCGCGTGCGATGGGCCCGATGCAGTTCATCCCCGAGACGTGGCGGTTGTACGGGGTCGACGCGCACAACGACGGCCGGCTGAGCCCGGACAACATCGACGACGCCGCCCTGGCGGCGGCGGGTTACTTGTGCTGGCGTGGAAAGGATCTCGCGACGGCGCGGGGCTGGGTCACCGCGCTGCGGGCCTACAACAACTCCGGCGTCTACGCGCGCGCGGTGCGCGACTGGGCGACCGCTTATGCGGCGGGTCACCCGCTGTAG
- the mfd gene encoding transcription-repair coupling factor has protein sequence MTAPGPARPETPIAGLVDLALTAPTFSQLAENAAARPAEMNLVGPASARLFVASALAQQGSLLVVTATGREADDLAAELRGVFGSAVAVFPSWETLPHERLSPGVDTVGARLMVLRRLAHPDDTRLGPPLRVLVTAARSLLQPMAPRLGHQEPVTLRVGEEIGFEDVIARLVALAYTRVDMVGRRGEFAVRGGILDVFAPTAEHPVRIEFWGDEVSEMRMFSVADQRSIPEIEIETLVAVACRELLLTDDVRARAAELVAQHPPGENAITGSATDMLAKLAEGIPVDGMEALLPVLKPDDHALLVEQLAEGTPVLLCDPEKVRTRAADLIKTGREFLEASWSVAAMGTDAPVDVEQLGGSGFAELDDVQAAADRTGHPWWTLSQLSDEAAVELDVRAAPSARGHQHDIEGIFAMLRAHVLTGGYGVIVAPGAGTAHRVVERLAESDTPAAMLECGAAPKPGVVGVLKGPLHGGVVIPGANLVVITEADLTGSRATAVDGKRLAAKRRNTVDPLALTAGDLVVHDQHGIGRFVEMVERTVGGARREYLVLEYASSKRGQAADKLYVPMDSLDQLSRYVGGQAPALSKLGGSDWTNTKTKARRAVREIAGELVSLYAKRQASAGHAFAPDTPWQAEMEDAFGFTETVDQLTAITEVKSDMEKPIPMDRVICGDVGYGKTEIAVRAAFKAVQDGKQVAVLVPTTLLADQHLQTFTDRMAGFPVTVKGLSRFTDPSESRTVIDGMADGSVDIVIGTHRLLQTGVRWKDLGLVVVDEEQRFGVEHKEHIKSLRTHVDVLTMSATPIPRTLEMSLAGIREMSTILTPPEERYPVLTYVGPQEEKQIAAALRRELLRDGQAFYVHNRVSSIDATAARVRELVPEARVVVAHGQMPEDLLERTVEGFWNREHDILVCTTIVETGLDISNANTLIVERADTFGLSQLHQLRGRVGRSRERGYAYFLYPPQVPLTETAYDRLATIAQNNELGAGMAVALKDLEIRGAGNVLGVEQSGHVAGVGFDLYVRLVGEAVEAYRAAADGQTVFSPQEPKDVRIDLPVDAHLPPDYIASDRLRLEGYRRLAAAPDDAAVDAVVEELTDRYGALPEPALRLVAVARLRLLCRASGITEVSAPSAATVRLSPITLLDSAQVRLKRMYPAANYRATTSTVQVPIPRAGGVGAPRLRDVELVQMVANLVTALQGKPQQEIGITSSSPPRDGDAGRKSAG, from the coding sequence ATGACCGCACCGGGGCCTGCTCGCCCAGAAACCCCGATCGCGGGGCTCGTTGATTTGGCGCTGACGGCGCCCACCTTCTCCCAGCTCGCCGAGAACGCCGCTGCTCGGCCCGCCGAAATGAACCTGGTCGGCCCGGCCAGCGCCCGCTTGTTCGTGGCCAGCGCGCTGGCACAGCAGGGTTCCCTGCTGGTGGTCACCGCCACCGGGCGCGAGGCCGACGACCTCGCCGCCGAGCTGCGCGGAGTTTTCGGCAGTGCGGTGGCCGTCTTCCCGTCCTGGGAGACGCTGCCGCACGAGCGGCTCTCGCCCGGCGTCGACACCGTGGGCGCCCGCCTGATGGTGCTGCGCCGGCTGGCCCACCCCGACGACACTCGGCTGGGCCCGCCGCTGCGGGTACTGGTGACCGCGGCGCGCTCGCTGCTGCAGCCGATGGCCCCGCGCTTGGGCCATCAGGAGCCGGTCACCCTGCGCGTCGGCGAGGAGATCGGCTTCGAGGACGTGATTGCCCGGCTGGTCGCGCTGGCCTACACCCGGGTCGACATGGTCGGCAGGCGCGGCGAATTCGCGGTGCGCGGCGGCATTCTCGACGTCTTCGCGCCCACCGCCGAACACCCGGTGCGCATCGAGTTCTGGGGCGACGAGGTCAGCGAGATGCGGATGTTCTCGGTCGCCGATCAGCGCTCCATCCCGGAGATCGAGATCGAGACGCTCGTCGCGGTCGCCTGCCGCGAGCTGCTGCTGACCGACGACGTGCGGGCGCGGGCCGCCGAGTTGGTGGCGCAACACCCGCCGGGTGAGAACGCGATCACCGGCAGCGCCACCGACATGCTGGCCAAGCTGGCCGAAGGCATTCCGGTCGACGGCATGGAGGCGCTGCTTCCCGTCCTGAAGCCCGACGACCACGCGCTGCTGGTCGAACAGCTGGCCGAGGGGACGCCGGTGTTGTTGTGCGACCCGGAAAAGGTGCGGACCAGGGCCGCCGATCTGATCAAGACCGGCCGTGAATTCCTGGAGGCGTCCTGGTCGGTGGCCGCGATGGGGACCGACGCTCCCGTCGATGTCGAGCAGTTGGGCGGGTCGGGCTTCGCGGAGCTCGACGATGTGCAGGCCGCCGCGGACCGGACCGGGCATCCGTGGTGGACGTTGAGCCAGCTGTCCGACGAGGCGGCGGTGGAGCTCGACGTCCGGGCGGCGCCGTCGGCGCGCGGACATCAGCACGACATCGAGGGCATCTTCGCGATGCTGCGCGCCCACGTCTTGACCGGCGGATACGGCGTGATCGTCGCGCCGGGCGCCGGCACCGCCCACCGTGTCGTGGAGCGGCTGGCCGAATCCGATACTCCCGCAGCGATGCTGGAATGCGGCGCGGCGCCCAAGCCCGGCGTGGTCGGGGTGCTCAAGGGTCCGCTGCACGGCGGCGTGGTGATCCCCGGCGCCAACCTGGTCGTCATCACCGAGGCCGATCTGACCGGCAGCCGGGCCACTGCCGTCGACGGCAAGCGCCTGGCGGCCAAGCGGCGCAACACCGTCGACCCACTGGCGCTGACCGCGGGCGACCTGGTGGTCCACGACCAGCACGGCATCGGGCGGTTCGTGGAGATGGTTGAGCGCACCGTCGGCGGCGCCCGGCGCGAGTACCTGGTACTGGAATACGCCTCGAGCAAGCGGGGACAGGCGGCCGACAAGCTGTATGTCCCGATGGACTCGCTGGATCAGCTCTCCAGATATGTCGGCGGGCAGGCGCCGGCGCTGAGCAAACTCGGCGGCAGCGACTGGACCAACACCAAGACCAAGGCGCGGCGCGCGGTGCGCGAGATCGCCGGCGAGCTGGTGTCGCTGTACGCCAAGCGGCAGGCCAGCGCCGGGCACGCGTTCGCGCCGGACACCCCCTGGCAGGCCGAAATGGAGGACGCGTTCGGTTTCACCGAGACCGTCGACCAGCTGACCGCGATCACCGAGGTCAAGTCCGATATGGAAAAGCCGATCCCGATGGACCGGGTGATCTGCGGCGACGTCGGCTACGGCAAGACCGAGATCGCGGTACGGGCGGCGTTCAAGGCCGTGCAGGACGGCAAACAGGTCGCGGTGCTGGTGCCCACCACGCTGCTGGCCGACCAGCATCTGCAGACCTTCACCGACCGGATGGCCGGCTTCCCGGTGACGGTCAAGGGGCTGTCCCGATTCACCGACCCGAGCGAGTCCCGCACCGTGATCGACGGCATGGCCGACGGGTCGGTCGACATCGTGATCGGCACCCACCGCCTCCTGCAGACCGGCGTGCGCTGGAAGGACCTGGGCCTGGTCGTGGTCGACGAGGAGCAGCGGTTCGGCGTCGAGCACAAGGAGCACATCAAGTCGCTGCGCACCCACGTCGACGTGCTGACCATGAGCGCCACCCCGATCCCGCGCACCCTGGAGATGAGCCTGGCCGGGATCCGCGAGATGTCGACGATCCTGACACCGCCCGAGGAGCGCTACCCGGTGCTGACGTATGTCGGACCGCAAGAGGAAAAACAGATCGCCGCCGCGCTGCGCCGCGAGCTGTTGCGCGACGGGCAGGCCTTCTACGTGCACAACCGGGTCAGCTCCATCGACGCCACCGCGGCCCGGGTGCGCGAGCTGGTGCCCGAGGCGCGGGTCGTCGTCGCCCACGGGCAGATGCCCGAGGACCTACTGGAACGCACCGTCGAGGGATTCTGGAACCGCGAGCACGACATCCTGGTGTGCACCACGATCGTGGAGACCGGCCTGGACATCTCCAACGCGAACACGCTGATCGTCGAACGTGCCGACACCTTCGGGCTGTCCCAGCTGCACCAGCTGCGCGGGCGGGTCGGCCGCAGCCGCGAGCGCGGCTACGCCTACTTCCTGTACCCGCCGCAGGTGCCGCTGACCGAGACGGCCTACGACCGGTTGGCGACCATCGCGCAGAACAACGAGCTGGGCGCCGGTATGGCGGTCGCGCTCAAGGACCTCGAGATCCGCGGCGCCGGCAACGTGCTGGGAGTCGAGCAGTCCGGGCACGTCGCCGGGGTGGGCTTCGACCTCTATGTGCGGTTGGTGGGTGAGGCGGTCGAAGCGTACCGGGCCGCCGCCGACGGCCAAACGGTCTTCAGCCCCCAAGAGCCCAAGGATGTGCGCATCGACCTCCCCGTGGACGCGCACCTGCCGCCGGACTACATCGCCAGTGATCGCCTGCGGCTGGAGGGCTATCGGCGCCTGGCGGCCGCGCCCGACGATGCGGCCGTCGACGCCGTTGTCGAGGAGCTCACCGACCGCTACGGGGCGCTGCCCGAACCGGCCCTGCGGCTGGTCGCCGTGGCACGGTTGCGGCTGCTGTGCCGCGCCTCCGGCATCACCGAAGTGTCGGCCCCATCTGCGGCGACGGTGCGGCTGTCACCGATCACGCTGCTAGATTCTGCGCAGGTGCGGCTCAAGCGGATGTATCCGGCCGCTAACTACCGCGCCACCACGTCCACGGTGCAGGTTCCGATTCCGCGAGCCGGCGGCGTGGGCGCGCCGCGGCTTCGCGATGTCGAGTTGGTGCAGATGGTGGCCAACTTGGTGACGGCCCTGCAAGGGAAACCGCAGCAAGAAATTGGTATAACGAGTTCGTCACCGCCGCGCGACGGCGATGCGGGCCGCAAATCGGCCGGCTGA
- a CDS encoding DUF501 domain-containing protein: MVDRADLEAVARQLGREPRGVLQIAYRCPNGEPGVVKTAPKLPDGTPFPTLYYLTHPLLTAAASRLETTGLMRDMTERLGTDAELAAAYRRAHEAYLAERDAIEPLGTTFSGGGMPDRVKCLHVLIAHSLAKGPGVNPFGDEAVAMLAAEPAMAGVLDGELWR; this comes from the coding sequence GTGGTTGATCGTGCCGACCTGGAAGCGGTGGCACGCCAGCTCGGTCGCGAGCCCCGCGGTGTGCTTCAGATCGCCTACCGATGTCCCAACGGCGAGCCCGGCGTGGTGAAGACCGCGCCGAAACTTCCTGACGGAACACCGTTTCCGACGTTGTACTACCTGACGCATCCGCTTTTGACTGCGGCCGCCAGCCGGCTGGAGACGACGGGACTGATGCGGGATATGACCGAGCGGTTGGGGACGGATGCCGAATTGGCCGCCGCGTATCGGCGGGCGCACGAGGCGTATCTGGCCGAGCGCGACGCGATCGAACCGCTCGGGACCACGTTCTCGGGCGGCGGCATGCCGGACCGGGTCAAATGCCTGCACGTGCTGATCGCGCATTCGCTGGCCAAGGGGCCCGGGGTCAATCCCTTCGGTGACGAGGCGGTAGCGATGCTGGCCGCCGAGCCGGCGATGGCGGGGGTGCTGGACGGTGAGCTGTGGCGCTGA
- a CDS encoding nucleoside triphosphate pyrophosphohydrolase, protein MIVVLFDPRRPSLVPLQAIEHLTGEVQYTEEMPVAVPWSLSSARPVDTGDDAPVLLSSDPDHPAVTARLAAGARLISAPDTPRGERLVDAVAMMDKLRTAGPWESEQTHDSLRRFLLEETYELLDAVRSGNAEQLCEELGDVLLQVLFHARIAEEARQFPFDIDDVAATLMRKLGNRVPGVLAGQSISLEEQLAQWEERKAAEKPRNSVMDDVHTGQPALALAQKVLGRAHAAGLPADLIPAEITSITVFSDVDAESFLRTAVLEFVDTVRAVERSIAATRRGDSVPEEFDVAPLGEVTEQEWREHWPSDAAPDIEAEESDGADDAVAEDAAEDEESDGADDAVAEDADEDGDGSEDDEDGESGKESKKSGKGSKRSRDRG, encoded by the coding sequence ATGATCGTCGTCTTGTTCGACCCCCGCCGTCCGTCGCTGGTGCCCCTCCAGGCGATCGAGCACCTCACCGGCGAGGTCCAATACACCGAGGAGATGCCCGTCGCGGTGCCCTGGTCGCTGTCGTCGGCGCGTCCGGTGGACACCGGGGACGACGCGCCGGTGTTGCTGTCGTCGGACCCCGACCACCCCGCCGTGACCGCGCGGTTGGCCGCCGGAGCCCGGTTGATCTCGGCGCCGGACACGCCGCGCGGTGAACGACTGGTCGATGCCGTGGCGATGATGGACAAACTGCGCACCGCCGGGCCGTGGGAAAGCGAGCAAACCCACGACTCGCTGCGCCGGTTCCTGCTCGAGGAGACCTACGAGCTGCTGGACGCGGTCCGCAGCGGCAATGCCGAGCAGCTGTGCGAAGAACTCGGCGACGTGTTGCTGCAGGTGCTCTTCCACGCCCGCATCGCCGAGGAGGCGCGCCAGTTCCCGTTCGACATCGACGACGTCGCCGCCACGCTGATGCGCAAGCTGGGCAACAGGGTGCCGGGAGTGCTTGCGGGCCAATCGATTTCACTCGAAGAACAGCTGGCCCAATGGGAAGAGCGTAAGGCCGCCGAAAAGCCCCGCAATTCGGTGATGGATGACGTCCATACCGGTCAGCCGGCCTTGGCGCTGGCGCAGAAGGTGCTTGGGCGCGCGCACGCGGCCGGGCTGCCCGCCGACCTGATACCCGCCGAGATCACCTCGATCACGGTGTTCAGCGACGTCGACGCGGAAAGTTTCCTGCGCACAGCGGTTTTGGAGTTTGTTGACACGGTTCGTGCGGTGGAACGCTCGATCGCCGCCACCCGCCGCGGGGACAGCGTGCCCGAGGAGTTCGACGTGGCTCCGCTGGGTGAGGTCACCGAGCAGGAGTGGCGCGAGCACTGGCCATCCGACGCGGCGCCCGACATCGAGGCCGAGGAATCCGACGGTGCCGACGACGCGGTCGCCGAGGACGCCGCCGAGGACGAGGAATCCGACGGTGCCGACGACGCGGTCGCCGAGGACGCCGACGAGGACGGCGACGGGTCCGAAGACGACGAGGACGGCGAGTCCGGCAAGGAGTCCAAGAAGTCCGGCAAAGGCTCCAAGCGGAGCCGAGACCGAGGCTGA
- the lysA gene encoding diaminopimelate decarboxylase, giving the protein MTLLDMLPSIGRAAPRRLDPAIWPVTTHSDEEGRLCIGDVPLSDIADEFHTPTYVIDETDFRYRARRYRKVLRGVEIVYAGKSLLTTAVARWAREEGLGVDVCSAGELAVALAGGVDPARIIMHGNAKSPDELQDAVNAGVGRVVLDSNIEIAYLAGCARKSQPVLIRVTPDIDIHGHRAVTTGISDQKFGFTLAQDHAADAVKRVLAHPILDLVGLHCHIGSQVTDAALYGEAIHRMIAAMADIRARHGVILTELNIGGGHAIPYVPGDRELDIDDLTVVIEDALDEACAAEHFPRPTLVVEPGRAISGRAGVTLYRVCSVKTQPGGRTFVAVDGGMSDNPRVSLYGAQYTVTLANRHSVGPKQRVTVAGRHCEAGDEIARDIELPVDLHPGDLLAVACTGSYHHSMASNYNMVCRPPLVAIKDGRVRQLVRRETVADLMSRDCG; this is encoded by the coding sequence ATGACATTGCTTGACATGCTGCCCTCCATTGGTCGGGCGGCCCCCCGACGGCTGGATCCCGCGATCTGGCCTGTCACTACACATTCCGACGAGGAAGGCCGGCTCTGCATCGGCGACGTCCCGCTGTCGGATATCGCCGACGAGTTCCACACGCCCACCTACGTCATCGACGAAACCGACTTCCGGTACCGGGCCCGCCGCTACCGCAAGGTGCTGCGCGGCGTCGAGATCGTCTACGCCGGAAAGTCGCTGCTGACAACGGCAGTGGCACGCTGGGCCCGCGAGGAAGGCCTGGGCGTCGACGTCTGCTCGGCCGGTGAGCTGGCCGTGGCGCTGGCCGGCGGTGTGGACCCGGCCCGGATCATCATGCACGGCAACGCGAAATCGCCCGACGAGCTGCAGGACGCGGTCAATGCCGGGGTCGGTCGCGTCGTGCTGGACTCCAACATCGAGATCGCCTACCTGGCGGGCTGCGCCCGCAAGAGCCAGCCGGTGCTCATCCGGGTCACCCCGGACATCGACATCCACGGTCACCGCGCGGTGACCACCGGCATCAGCGACCAGAAATTCGGGTTCACCCTTGCGCAGGATCATGCCGCCGACGCGGTGAAGCGGGTGCTGGCGCACCCGATCCTCGACCTGGTCGGGCTGCACTGCCACATCGGCTCGCAGGTCACCGACGCCGCGCTGTACGGCGAGGCCATTCACCGGATGATCGCCGCGATGGCCGACATCCGCGCCCGGCACGGCGTCATCCTCACCGAGCTGAACATCGGCGGCGGCCACGCGATCCCCTATGTCCCGGGCGATCGCGAACTCGACATCGACGACCTGACCGTCGTCATCGAAGACGCGCTGGACGAGGCCTGCGCCGCCGAGCATTTCCCGCGGCCGACCCTGGTCGTGGAACCCGGTCGCGCCATCAGCGGCCGGGCCGGCGTGACGCTGTATCGCGTCTGCTCCGTCAAGACACAGCCGGGTGGTCGCACCTTCGTCGCGGTCGACGGCGGCATGAGCGACAACCCGCGGGTGTCGTTGTACGGCGCGCAGTACACGGTCACGCTGGCCAACCGTCACTCGGTGGGCCCCAAGCAGCGGGTCACGGTCGCCGGCCGGCACTGTGAGGCGGGCGACGAGATCGCCCGCGATATCGAACTGCCGGTGGACCTGCATCCCGGCGACCTGCTGGCCGTGGCGTGCACCGGCTCGTATCACCACAGCATGGCGTCGAACTACAACATGGTGTGCCGGCCGCCGCTGGTGGCCATCAAGGACGGCCGGGTCCGCCAACTGGTTCGCCGCGAGACGGTCGCCGACCTGATGTCACGCGACTGCGGTTGA
- the eno gene encoding phosphopyruvate hydratase produces MPIIEQVGAREILDSRGNPTVEVEIALIDGTFARAAVPSGASTGEHEAVELRDGGERYGGKGVDKAVQAVLDEIGPAVIGLNADDQRLVDQALVDLDGTPDKSRLGANAILGVSLAVAKAAADSAELPLFRYLGGPNAHILPVPMMNILNGGAHADTGVDVQEFMVAPIGAPSFKEALRWGAEVYHSLKSVLKKQGLSTGLGDEGGFAPDVAGTKAALDLILTAIEATGFKAGTDVALALDVAATEFFTEGTGYSFEKETRSAEQMSQFYAGLLDSYPLVSLEDPLSEDDWDGWVSLTTAIGDRVQIVGDDLFVTNPERLEEGIERGAANALLVKVNQIGTLTETLDAVALAHHSGYRTMMSHRSGETEDTTIADLAVAVGSGQIKTGAPARSERVAKYNQLLRIEEALGDAARYAGDLAFPRYALDVK; encoded by the coding sequence GTGCCGATTATCGAGCAGGTCGGGGCCCGCGAGATCCTCGATTCCCGAGGTAACCCGACCGTCGAGGTCGAGATAGCCCTGATCGACGGAACCTTCGCCCGCGCGGCGGTGCCGTCCGGCGCGTCGACCGGAGAGCACGAGGCCGTCGAGCTGCGCGACGGTGGCGAGCGCTACGGCGGCAAGGGCGTGGACAAGGCGGTGCAGGCCGTACTCGACGAGATCGGCCCGGCCGTGATCGGACTCAACGCCGACGATCAGCGCCTCGTCGACCAGGCGCTGGTGGATCTCGACGGCACGCCCGACAAGTCGCGGCTCGGCGCCAACGCGATCCTGGGTGTGTCGCTGGCCGTCGCCAAGGCGGCCGCCGATTCGGCCGAGCTGCCGCTGTTCCGCTATCTCGGCGGGCCGAACGCACACATCCTGCCGGTGCCGATGATGAACATCCTCAACGGTGGCGCCCACGCCGACACCGGGGTCGACGTCCAGGAGTTCATGGTCGCGCCGATCGGCGCGCCGAGCTTCAAGGAGGCGCTGCGCTGGGGTGCCGAGGTGTACCACTCGCTGAAGTCGGTGCTCAAGAAGCAGGGCCTGAGCACCGGGCTGGGCGACGAGGGCGGTTTCGCGCCCGACGTGGCGGGTACCAAGGCGGCGCTGGACCTGATCTTGACGGCGATCGAAGCGACGGGCTTCAAGGCGGGGACCGACGTGGCCCTGGCGCTCGACGTAGCAGCGACCGAATTCTTCACCGAGGGAACGGGTTACAGCTTCGAAAAGGAGACCCGCAGCGCCGAGCAGATGTCGCAGTTCTACGCGGGCCTGCTCGACTCCTACCCGCTGGTGTCGCTTGAGGACCCGCTGTCCGAGGACGACTGGGACGGCTGGGTGTCGTTGACGACGGCCATCGGCGACCGGGTGCAGATCGTCGGCGACGACCTGTTCGTCACCAACCCGGAGCGGCTGGAAGAGGGCATCGAACGCGGCGCCGCCAACGCGCTGCTGGTCAAGGTGAACCAGATCGGCACGCTGACCGAGACGCTCGATGCGGTCGCGCTGGCTCACCACAGCGGCTACCGGACGATGATGAGTCACCGCAGCGGCGAGACCGAGGACACCACGATCGCCGACCTGGCGGTCGCCGTCGGCAGCGGGCAGATCAAGACCGGTGCGCCCGCCCGCAGCGAGCGGGTCGCCAAGTACAACCAGTTGCTGCGCATCGAGGAAGCCCTCGGCGACGCGGCCCGCTACGCCGGCGATCTGGCCTTCCCGCGTTACGCGCTGGATGTGAAATAG